A section of the Acidobacterium capsulatum ATCC 51196 genome encodes:
- a CDS encoding TrbI/VirB10 family protein, with product MPEPMTNTQNGPAAETDLRQTEHDPKGVLPKNLKPWFYLGIALLVIVAAVFSSTGKKAATQKTSSQQASMPLLQDNTANNQKELKSDAVAAEQSMEQSNESMADPAPETMTPAQQAAASVYSPNGEPAPCAPGQPCAQQASGYMQGQLSPAQQEAQQLAAKDRELSYESRFASNLVYTRAPVKPSHNASSPALANGAGVTGPQQGTASSLTVQRRAESGRIAPQSAPDPAITSSAPGEQARTARRPEVDIDSAVGKPYVIYEGTTLDTVLMNRLNGDAPGPVKALVSNPVYSHDRQHVLIPAGTVVLGEARAIGSPEIGHQRRMALVFHRMIMPDGYSVDLDQFLGLGQSGAVGVKGKVNNHYLKIFGTSIALGVIAGAGQIEEGGGIISTSGSQAFATGASANISQSATSVLDRFLDIPPTITVREGQRIKVYFTQDLLLPAYNRHRIPQDF from the coding sequence ATGCCAGAGCCAATGACAAATACGCAGAACGGACCGGCTGCTGAGACCGACCTGCGGCAAACGGAACACGATCCCAAAGGCGTACTGCCAAAGAATCTGAAGCCGTGGTTTTACCTTGGCATCGCGCTTCTGGTCATCGTCGCCGCAGTGTTCAGCAGCACCGGCAAGAAAGCGGCGACCCAAAAGACAAGTTCACAACAGGCGTCAATGCCCCTGCTTCAGGACAATACGGCGAACAATCAGAAGGAACTTAAAAGTGATGCCGTAGCGGCGGAGCAGAGCATGGAGCAGTCGAATGAGAGTATGGCGGATCCCGCACCAGAGACCATGACGCCCGCGCAGCAGGCCGCGGCCTCCGTCTATAGCCCCAATGGTGAACCAGCTCCATGCGCCCCGGGCCAACCGTGTGCCCAACAGGCAAGCGGCTATATGCAGGGGCAACTTTCTCCGGCTCAGCAGGAAGCCCAACAACTTGCCGCCAAAGATCGAGAGTTGTCTTATGAGTCCCGCTTCGCATCTAACCTTGTCTACACGAGAGCGCCGGTCAAGCCCTCCCATAACGCGTCTTCCCCAGCCTTGGCGAACGGAGCAGGCGTAACCGGCCCGCAGCAGGGCACCGCTTCTTCTCTGACAGTTCAGCGTCGGGCTGAGAGCGGTCGCATAGCACCACAATCTGCCCCCGATCCGGCTATAACTTCGTCCGCGCCCGGCGAGCAGGCGCGGACGGCTCGCCGCCCGGAAGTAGATATCGACTCGGCCGTCGGAAAACCCTATGTGATCTACGAGGGAACAACCTTGGACACGGTTCTCATGAATCGACTGAATGGGGATGCACCTGGTCCGGTGAAGGCGTTGGTGTCGAATCCCGTCTATTCGCACGATCGCCAGCATGTGCTGATTCCGGCTGGAACTGTTGTACTGGGTGAGGCAAGAGCAATCGGCTCCCCGGAGATCGGCCATCAGCGGCGCATGGCCCTGGTGTTTCATCGCATGATTATGCCCGACGGCTACTCCGTGGATCTCGATCAGTTTCTGGGACTGGGACAGTCCGGCGCAGTCGGCGTAAAGGGCAAGGTCAACAATCATTACCTCAAGATTTTCGGAACTTCGATTGCCCTCGGCGTCATCGCCGGCGCAGGGCAGATCGAAGAGGGCGGCGGTATCATCTCGACGAGCGGATCGCAGGCGTTTGCAACCGGGGCGTCGGCCAACATCTCCCAGTCGGCAACGTCCGTTCTCGACCGCTTTCTTGATATTCCGCCGACGATCACGGTTCGGGAAGGCCAGCGCATCAAGGTCTACTTCACGCAGGATCTGTTGTTGCCTGCATACAACAGACACAGGATTCCACAGGACTTCTGA
- a CDS encoding type IV secretion system protein: MHLLILIKNGCDNLTATASPSVDAVGLHMVLALATIMLVWFGVQEALASAQGGAGFNVGRFLSFFLLITFAYCFVKFYDSTIPGIGYSLKGFISGGTSSLVDYIGTDATQQIQNTIHAALNQAGTLSPSLTEPYTLLCTWTVQIILSILTALIGVIIAYGAIGATVIGLVGPVFIPWMVFNKTEFLFWGWLKAFVGFEFYKVVAAATLSVMSHLLIEYFTSGLHSFSEPQQLITLMPGLLILCFVAGFILLKIPTMTASLFSGNVGGHGFGAGGILTAAILRMF, translated from the coding sequence ATGCATCTCCTCATTCTCATTAAGAACGGTTGCGACAACCTTACTGCAACAGCTTCTCCATCTGTAGATGCGGTTGGACTGCACATGGTGCTGGCGCTTGCCACCATCATGCTCGTCTGGTTCGGCGTTCAGGAGGCGCTGGCCTCAGCGCAGGGCGGAGCCGGTTTTAATGTCGGGCGATTCCTGAGCTTTTTCCTGTTGATTACCTTCGCTTACTGCTTCGTAAAGTTCTATGACAGCACAATTCCCGGCATCGGCTACTCCCTCAAGGGCTTCATCAGCGGCGGCACCAGCAGCCTGGTCGATTACATTGGGACCGATGCGACACAGCAGATTCAAAATACCATCCACGCTGCTCTCAATCAGGCAGGCACCCTGTCTCCGTCGCTGACCGAGCCTTACACGCTTCTCTGCACATGGACGGTTCAGATCATCCTGTCCATTCTTACCGCGCTCATCGGCGTCATCATCGCCTATGGAGCAATTGGAGCCACGGTCATTGGCTTGGTTGGCCCCGTGTTTATCCCTTGGATGGTATTCAACAAAACCGAATTCCTCTTCTGGGGATGGCTGAAGGCGTTCGTAGGCTTCGAGTTCTACAAAGTCGTGGCCGCAGCTACGCTCAGCGTGATGAGTCATCTGCTCATCGAGTACTTTACGAGTGGCCTGCATAGCTTTTCCGAGCCGCAACAACTCATTACACTGATGCCCGGCCTGCTCATTCTGTGCTTTGTCGCCGGGTTCATTCTTCTCAAGATTCCCACCATGACCGCTTCGCTATTCTCAGGCAACGTCGGTGGGCATGGGTTCGGTGCAGGCGGAATTCTCACCGCCGCGATTCTGCGGATGTTCTAA
- a CDS encoding VirB8/TrbF family protein, with protein MATTAKPTPEITRAAERYLEQYGDPLVMNTYLKVAILVLAVVSLVLAGLVYRSQMALAHIHPLVIRIDKAGRAQAIDYHDFKYRPEEAENKYYLARWAELYFSRDRFTIERDQTNALYFLDGNLQQAVIDQEQKSNTIANYTEDTSRPFVDVKIENVILDNLQRPPYSARIQFERVFTDPTDQSVVKREQWTASVTYVFRDKVKNEELAVNPLGLTIIHFHAGQAFE; from the coding sequence ATGGCGACCACGGCAAAACCAACCCCGGAGATCACCCGCGCAGCCGAACGGTATCTGGAACAGTACGGCGATCCGCTGGTAATGAACACATACCTGAAGGTCGCCATTCTGGTACTGGCCGTCGTCAGCCTCGTCCTCGCCGGCCTGGTCTATCGCAGCCAGATGGCGCTTGCCCATATCCATCCGCTCGTCATCCGAATTGATAAGGCGGGCCGCGCACAAGCCATCGACTACCACGATTTCAAATATCGCCCCGAGGAAGCGGAGAATAAATACTACCTCGCGCGTTGGGCGGAGCTTTACTTCAGCCGCGACCGCTTCACCATCGAGCGGGACCAGACGAATGCCCTTTACTTCCTCGATGGCAATCTGCAACAAGCTGTGATCGATCAAGAGCAAAAGAGCAACACCATCGCCAACTACACCGAGGACACCTCGCGTCCGTTCGTGGACGTAAAGATCGAGAACGTGATCCTCGATAACCTGCAACGGCCTCCCTATTCCGCACGCATCCAGTTCGAAAGAGTGTTTACCGATCCGACCGATCAGTCGGTCGTCAAGCGGGAGCAGTGGACCGCCAGCGTGACCTATGTCTTCCGGGACAAGGTAAAGAACGAGGAACTAGCCGTGAACCCGCTAGGGTTGACCATCATCCACTTCCACGCCGGTCAAGCATTCGAGTAG
- a CDS encoding single-stranded DNA-binding protein has protein sequence MYQNRITLIGFLGNDATAITSKNASFTVLSLATKSTYKDKKTGEYNGHTEWHRCIVWGKLADYAKTLKKGAHLAIEGELRSRESTNKKTGQTSRVWEVRVSSILKLDRAEKAGVEEGPDEDFNPEEDAA, from the coding sequence ATGTATCAGAACCGCATCACGCTCATCGGATTCCTCGGCAATGACGCCACCGCTATCACTTCCAAGAACGCGAGTTTCACCGTCCTCTCGCTTGCCACTAAAAGCACTTACAAAGACAAGAAGACCGGCGAATACAACGGCCACACCGAGTGGCACCGCTGCATCGTCTGGGGCAAGTTGGCCGATTACGCGAAGACCCTGAAGAAGGGCGCTCACCTAGCCATTGAAGGTGAGTTACGAAGCCGCGAGTCCACGAACAAGAAGACCGGCCAGACCAGCCGAGTCTGGGAAGTGCGGGTCTCGTCCATTCTGAAGCTCGACCGGGCCGAGAAGGCTGGCGTGGAAGAAGGGCCAGACGAAGACTTCAACCCTGAAGAGGACGCGGCCTGA
- a CDS encoding CpaF family protein has protein sequence MSEIMGNPNGSWYAEREGEMQALPHICFDPASLRTGLEVIANNLGKRLDEDNPVIEARLPEGSRLCGYIPPAVQPWPGLTIRKFTARHFRIDDLIVRGTLSQSLAYFLIEQIHTGKTLLISGGTGTGKTTLLNALAWYISEDERIVTIEDTAELSIPKPNIVGFECQSDTFKSPLSMEQLLRTALRCRPDRIIVGEVRGTEARTLLDTLNTGHSGSLATIHANSATRALARFANLVLRGNPQLSYADIEAEIGESVDFVVHVERELGRRVIREVLRVSGYDRRAERFETEYVFPAKGRSVLEAISC, from the coding sequence GTGAGCGAAATCATGGGCAACCCCAATGGAAGCTGGTACGCCGAACGCGAGGGGGAGATGCAGGCTTTGCCGCATATCTGCTTCGATCCCGCGAGTCTGCGTACCGGTCTTGAAGTGATCGCCAACAACCTTGGCAAGCGGCTGGACGAAGACAACCCTGTCATCGAAGCCCGGCTTCCCGAAGGCAGCCGCCTGTGCGGTTACATCCCTCCGGCAGTACAACCCTGGCCGGGTCTCACCATTCGGAAGTTTACCGCCCGCCATTTCAGGATTGATGACCTGATCGTGCGCGGTACGCTTTCGCAGTCCCTCGCGTACTTCTTGATAGAGCAGATTCACACTGGCAAGACCCTGCTTATCAGCGGGGGAACGGGAACCGGGAAGACAACCCTGCTCAACGCACTCGCTTGGTACATCTCCGAGGACGAGCGAATTGTGACCATTGAGGATACCGCCGAGCTCTCGATTCCGAAGCCCAACATTGTCGGCTTTGAGTGCCAGAGCGATACCTTCAAGAGTCCGCTCTCGATGGAGCAACTCCTCAGAACAGCCTTGCGCTGCAGGCCGGACCGCATCATCGTCGGCGAGGTCCGGGGAACCGAGGCGCGAACCCTGCTCGATACTCTCAATACCGGGCATTCCGGCTCGCTCGCTACCATTCACGCCAACTCGGCAACCAGGGCACTCGCGCGGTTCGCGAATCTGGTTCTGCGTGGCAATCCGCAATTAAGCTATGCCGACATCGAAGCCGAAATTGGCGAGTCTGTGGATTTTGTCGTGCATGTCGAGCGTGAACTTGGGCGGAGGGTTATCCGCGAGGTGCTGCGGGTTTCAGGTTACGACCGCCGCGCAGAGCGCTTTGAGACAGAGTATGTTTTCCCCGCCAAAGGCCGGTCTGTACTGGAGGCGATCTCATGTTGA
- a CDS encoding type IV secretion system DNA-binding domain-containing protein produces the protein MPKTEWGRKESVIWPSRRPIFSMGWFVVTLALTGALLWLTFARAFNPFQQFYLPVYLKSAITESFRPEGKYRVLLMADSKKRIYYARAQDVMSGSTPQSNAKPLPLALSNSARAAGMVYLFRSAPTTYNSRSLHNWLRLQVYGGQSPLPIFKWPIISGILVFILPLPYWIGRDIQRRKQIKYGRRLRGPILVSPRTFNRLVRGDGVGFNVSSRGQPLRIPRAAEDRHIEIIGDTGSGKTTLIMQLLRQVQERGHPAIVYDPACEFIQRFYSEKRHDIVLNPLDRRCPYWGPSEELVRRSEARTLAASLFQHPDERTKHEFFIETPQKIFAKLLLDLPTPQQLIEWMSNEAEIDKRVQGTELAAMIHPSAPQQRSGVLGSLNLVADSFRLLPSKDEAKREWTAREWSKHRQGWIFIPSQASEREALRPLHSFWIDMLVLRLLTAPSPNQPPVWFVLDELATLQKLPQLHTAITENRKSGNPLVLGFQGKAQLEVIYGHLAEVMLSQPATRIFLKTGEPEAAQWVSRAIGNVEVERVKETRYHGGGMGQNFTVDRQIEPLVLDSEISGMEPMRAYLKHGNYVARFGFHPVKIPDDKPKFIERLHSDYIVRDAKPDAQNEPAGQSNGNHSREPVSPPEVEESNGVQKGARKSGTANKPKDDRIDKQTELDFTLGRKF, from the coding sequence ATGCCGAAGACAGAATGGGGCCGCAAGGAATCCGTCATCTGGCCGTCGCGCCGGCCTATCTTTTCTATGGGATGGTTTGTTGTAACGCTGGCGCTGACGGGTGCGCTTCTCTGGCTCACATTCGCGCGGGCCTTCAACCCTTTCCAGCAGTTTTATCTCCCTGTTTATCTGAAGAGCGCCATTACGGAGAGCTTCCGTCCAGAAGGAAAGTACCGCGTCCTGCTCATGGCGGATAGCAAGAAGCGCATCTACTATGCGCGGGCGCAGGACGTGATGAGTGGATCCACGCCGCAGTCGAATGCCAAACCGCTGCCCCTGGCGCTCTCGAATTCCGCCCGAGCCGCGGGTATGGTCTATCTCTTTCGTAGCGCGCCCACGACGTACAACAGTCGCTCGTTGCACAACTGGCTGCGCCTTCAAGTTTACGGTGGACAGAGTCCTCTTCCGATTTTCAAGTGGCCGATCATTTCCGGCATTTTGGTATTCATCCTACCGCTCCCGTATTGGATAGGCCGTGATATCCAACGGCGCAAACAAATCAAATATGGTCGCAGACTTCGCGGGCCAATCCTTGTTTCTCCGCGCACCTTCAATCGTCTTGTGCGAGGCGACGGGGTTGGCTTCAACGTATCCTCCCGCGGGCAGCCGTTGCGCATCCCGCGCGCGGCGGAAGATCGCCATATCGAAATCATCGGCGATACCGGTTCAGGCAAGACGACCCTCATCATGCAGCTTCTCCGGCAAGTGCAGGAACGTGGTCATCCTGCCATCGTTTACGACCCGGCTTGCGAGTTCATTCAGCGTTTTTACAGTGAGAAGCGTCACGACATCGTACTGAATCCGCTGGACCGGCGCTGCCCCTATTGGGGGCCATCGGAGGAATTGGTGCGTCGCTCCGAGGCCCGGACTCTTGCTGCCTCACTCTTCCAACACCCCGACGAGCGGACCAAACATGAGTTCTTTATCGAAACGCCACAGAAGATATTCGCCAAGCTGTTGCTCGACCTGCCTACACCGCAACAGTTGATCGAGTGGATGTCCAACGAGGCGGAAATTGACAAGCGGGTGCAGGGAACCGAACTTGCTGCGATGATTCATCCGTCCGCCCCCCAGCAACGGTCTGGCGTTCTCGGTTCATTGAATTTGGTTGCTGACAGCTTCCGGCTCCTGCCGTCCAAGGATGAGGCGAAAAGGGAGTGGACGGCCCGTGAGTGGTCCAAGCACCGGCAGGGATGGATCTTCATTCCGTCGCAGGCGTCCGAGCGTGAGGCCCTTCGCCCCTTGCATAGCTTCTGGATCGATATGCTTGTGTTGCGCTTGTTGACTGCGCCCAGTCCGAACCAGCCACCTGTCTGGTTCGTGCTCGACGAGTTGGCGACGCTCCAGAAATTGCCTCAGCTTCATACTGCGATCACAGAAAACCGCAAGTCGGGCAATCCTCTGGTACTCGGATTTCAAGGCAAGGCGCAGCTTGAGGTGATTTACGGCCACCTTGCCGAGGTCATGCTTTCGCAGCCCGCTACGCGCATCTTTCTTAAGACTGGCGAGCCGGAAGCAGCCCAATGGGTGAGCCGCGCCATCGGGAATGTCGAGGTAGAGCGCGTGAAGGAAACCCGCTACCACGGTGGCGGCATGGGACAAAACTTCACCGTAGACCGACAGATCGAGCCGTTGGTGCTTGACTCCGAAATCAGCGGAATGGAGCCGATGCGTGCATACCTGAAACATGGAAACTACGTTGCGCGGTTCGGTTTTCATCCTGTCAAGATTCCAGACGACAAACCGAAATTCATTGAGCGCCTGCACAGTGATTACATCGTGCGTGATGCAAAGCCCGACGCTCAAAACGAGCCAGCGGGACAGTCGAACGGGAACCATTCGCGGGAACCTGTCTCGCCACCGGAGGTCGAAGAAAGCAACGGTGTTCAGAAAGGCGCAAGAAAATCCGGGACCGCGAACAAGCCGAAGGATGACCGGATAGATAAACAAACAGAACTGGATTTCACTTTGGGTCGGAAATTCTAA
- the mobF gene encoding MobF family relaxase, with translation MLTISKPLSARQAQNYHKTEFVSKEQNYWSQRGEIAGEWQGRMAADFGLAGAVAAEDFARLSQGQNPQTGEQLVRQRASYTYKDGDGITIKTMEHRAGWDATFSAPKSVSLTALVGGDHRVREAHREAVRTALEHLESYTMARIGGNHPAEATGRFVAAKFEHDTARPVDGYAAPQLHTHAVVFNMTRRDTGEYRALQPQDLFASQQFATAIYQSELTYRLRQLGYEITAGRSGAPEIQGYTQDYLDASSPRSQQIREYLERTGRNGNEAAEIAAHSTRDRKEIHSLKDVMAAHRKLAAQYGNQPEAVVRAAQERVRHQEQRTPDSHQKVREAVSFARDRNFEREAVVDERTLVRDALRRGMGEITYAQVRSSLAARLASGEFREIDNARHLPGKRLTTARVIEAEGDVIRRMQEGKNRVEPLMAQHAAAADSQQHSFLNRAQRTTIQEVLSSPDRIQGIQGYAGSGKTTVLSALRETIEAQGYELHGLAPTSRAARQLNEAGIRTQTLQGFLAARPPSAGIDGERYYYFIDESSLASTRQMRDFLSRLSPGDRVLLIGDTRQHQSVEAGRSFEQLQEAGMRTVKLDEIIRQKDPALKSAVEMLAHGQAASAIIELKRQGRVQEIPDRQERIQTVARSYVEFPDSTLIVSPDNASRRELNAAVRVELRANGVLSGEDHPFQVLIQRQDMTGADRTWASHYEPGEVIRYSRGSKAAGIDAGSYAVVVAVDSTNNLLTVQKEQAESVTYDPRRLTGVSVYRESTLEFAVGDRIQFTAPNKKLGVANRDIAVMESISPDGRMNARLDDSRQIEFNAAEHRHFDHGYAVTSHSAQGLTAERVLIHTDTSVHPDLLNARFAYVAVSRASHEATVYTNHATRLAQQLGTEVTKTAALEFNQVVSDGQGIRMH, from the coding sequence GTGTTGACGATCTCAAAACCGCTTTCCGCAAGGCAGGCACAAAACTACCACAAGACGGAATTTGTCTCGAAAGAGCAGAACTACTGGTCGCAGCGTGGGGAGATTGCAGGTGAATGGCAGGGAAGAATGGCGGCTGATTTCGGTCTGGCGGGTGCGGTTGCCGCAGAAGATTTTGCGCGGCTCAGCCAGGGACAGAACCCACAGACGGGAGAACAGCTTGTCCGGCAGCGCGCCTCCTATACATATAAGGATGGCGATGGGATCACAATTAAGACGATGGAGCACCGAGCTGGGTGGGACGCGACATTCTCTGCTCCGAAGTCAGTCTCATTGACTGCGCTCGTCGGCGGCGATCATCGGGTACGTGAAGCGCATCGGGAGGCGGTGCGTACTGCGCTCGAACATCTGGAGTCCTACACCATGGCACGGATTGGCGGAAACCATCCCGCCGAGGCAACTGGCAGGTTCGTTGCCGCGAAATTTGAGCACGACACAGCGCGCCCTGTGGACGGGTATGCTGCGCCCCAGCTTCACACACATGCGGTCGTTTTTAATATGACCCGACGCGACACAGGAGAGTACCGCGCTTTGCAGCCTCAGGACCTCTTTGCCTCGCAGCAATTTGCCACGGCGATTTACCAATCGGAATTGACCTACAGGCTCCGTCAGCTTGGCTATGAGATCACCGCTGGGCGTAGCGGAGCACCGGAGATTCAGGGCTACACGCAGGATTATCTCGACGCATCGAGCCCACGCAGCCAGCAGATACGCGAGTATCTGGAGCGCACGGGCCGGAATGGCAATGAAGCAGCCGAAATCGCAGCTCATTCGACGCGGGATCGAAAGGAGATTCACTCACTCAAAGACGTGATGGCCGCTCACCGCAAGCTCGCCGCCCAGTACGGCAATCAGCCGGAGGCAGTCGTCAGGGCGGCTCAGGAACGGGTTCGACATCAGGAGCAGAGAACACCAGATTCCCATCAAAAGGTGCGCGAGGCTGTCAGCTTTGCCCGCGACCGCAATTTCGAGCGAGAGGCCGTGGTCGATGAACGCACCCTGGTTCGCGATGCTCTAAGGCGTGGCATGGGCGAAATCACCTATGCTCAGGTGCGGAGCAGTCTCGCTGCGCGGCTCGCCTCCGGCGAGTTCCGCGAGATCGATAACGCGCGCCATCTTCCCGGAAAACGGCTCACCACCGCCCGTGTGATTGAGGCGGAAGGGGATGTGATTCGCCGGATGCAGGAAGGCAAGAACCGGGTTGAACCGCTCATGGCGCAGCACGCGGCCGCAGCGGATAGCCAGCAACATTCCTTCCTCAACCGCGCACAGCGGACGACGATTCAGGAAGTCTTGAGTTCTCCGGATCGTATCCAGGGCATTCAGGGTTATGCCGGATCGGGGAAAACAACCGTGCTTTCCGCGCTGCGAGAGACTATTGAAGCGCAGGGTTACGAACTTCATGGTCTTGCTCCGACTTCCCGCGCGGCACGCCAACTAAACGAAGCTGGCATCCGGACTCAGACATTGCAAGGATTTCTCGCAGCCCGCCCCCCAAGCGCCGGAATTGACGGTGAAAGGTACTATTACTTCATTGACGAATCGAGCCTCGCCAGCACACGCCAGATGCGAGACTTCCTCTCACGCCTCAGTCCCGGTGACCGCGTGCTTCTGATCGGCGACACTCGACAGCACCAGAGTGTGGAAGCAGGCCGTTCCTTCGAGCAATTGCAGGAAGCAGGGATGAGAACGGTCAAACTGGATGAGATTATTCGCCAGAAAGACCCTGCCCTCAAATCCGCCGTGGAGATGCTGGCGCACGGCCAAGCCGCAAGTGCCATCATCGAGTTGAAAAGGCAGGGGCGAGTACAGGAGATTCCTGACCGCCAGGAACGCATCCAGACTGTCGCGCGATCCTACGTCGAGTTTCCAGATAGCACGCTTATCGTTTCCCCGGACAATGCCTCCAGGCGTGAACTGAATGCTGCGGTCAGAGTCGAACTGCGGGCCAACGGCGTTCTATCCGGAGAGGACCATCCGTTCCAAGTGCTAATTCAGCGTCAGGACATGACCGGCGCAGACCGCACGTGGGCCAGCCACTATGAACCGGGTGAGGTGATTCGCTACTCACGAGGAAGTAAGGCCGCTGGAATCGACGCCGGCTCCTATGCCGTGGTGGTGGCTGTCGATTCGACCAATAACCTGCTCACCGTTCAAAAAGAACAGGCTGAGTCCGTCACCTACGATCCCCGCCGTCTGACCGGCGTCAGTGTTTACCGGGAATCAACACTTGAATTTGCCGTAGGCGACAGGATTCAGTTCACCGCGCCGAATAAGAAGCTTGGCGTCGCCAACCGAGACATTGCCGTGATGGAATCGATTTCGCCAGATGGCCGGATGAACGCACGGCTCGACGACAGTCGCCAGATTGAGTTTAATGCCGCCGAGCATCGACACTTCGACCACGGTTACGCTGTCACCAGTCACAGCGCGCAAGGACTCACCGCAGAGCGAGTCCTGATCCACACCGACACGAGTGTCCATCCTGATCTCCTCAATGCACGATTCGCTTATGTCGCAGTCTCCCGCGCCAGCCACGAGGCGACGGTCTATACAAACCATGCAACACGGCTCGCACAGCAACTTGGAACAGAGGTCACCAAAACTGCCGCCCTCGAATTCAATCAAGTCGTGTCCGATGGGCAGGGGATAAGAATGCATTGA
- a CDS encoding IS5-like element ISAcp1 family transposase gives MRPKSEPKQVQRELFQVELEQIIDMNHALVRLGQSIEWAEFEEALGATYHPTQGAPGISTRLMVALHYLKYQHDLSDEGVLAHWVENPYWQHFSGGRYFQHRLPMDASSMTRWRSRLGEAGAEQMLRATITAGIRMGAIRSSELKRINVDTTVQSKAIRYPTDARLYHRCRERLVKAARQEGVKIKQSYQHVGRKLLMQSSRYAHARQMQRARACTRKLRTQLGRVIREIERQVTEPSDTLSKLLETAHQIHAQQRHDKNKVYSVHEPEVACIAKGKAGKPYEFGNKVSVASTSRGGWLVGAKSFTGNPYDGHTLAAQMKQVRSMIGERVREAHVDMGYRGHNYQGRITVHLDKRRRGRTPRPLWRWMKRRAAIEPSIGHLKNEHRLDRNRLKGVAGDAINALLAAAAMNFQKLLGVFWLYFLRALLNVLSRLRLLTAPTNPPISSLTT, from the coding sequence ATGCGACCGAAGAGCGAGCCGAAGCAGGTGCAGCGAGAGTTGTTCCAGGTGGAGCTGGAGCAGATCATCGACATGAATCACGCCCTGGTGCGGCTGGGACAGAGCATCGAATGGGCAGAGTTTGAGGAGGCGCTGGGAGCGACGTATCACCCGACCCAGGGAGCCCCCGGCATTTCCACGCGCCTGATGGTGGCACTGCATTATCTGAAGTACCAGCACGATCTGAGCGATGAAGGGGTGCTGGCGCATTGGGTGGAGAATCCCTACTGGCAGCATTTCAGCGGAGGGCGGTACTTTCAGCATCGTCTGCCCATGGACGCGTCGAGCATGACGCGCTGGCGCAGTCGGCTGGGCGAGGCCGGAGCCGAACAGATGCTGCGCGCGACCATCACGGCGGGGATCAGGATGGGTGCGATTCGCAGCTCTGAGCTGAAGCGGATCAACGTGGATACGACGGTGCAGAGCAAGGCGATCCGTTATCCGACTGACGCGCGGTTGTATCACCGCTGCCGGGAGCGGCTGGTGAAGGCGGCGCGGCAGGAAGGAGTCAAGATCAAGCAGAGTTATCAGCATGTGGGCAGGAAGCTGTTGATGCAATCCAGCCGCTATGCCCATGCCCGGCAGATGCAGCGGGCGCGGGCCTGCACACGCAAGCTGCGTACCCAGTTAGGACGGGTGATACGCGAGATAGAACGGCAAGTGACAGAGCCTTCCGATACGTTATCGAAGTTGCTGGAAACGGCGCATCAGATCCACGCCCAGCAAAGGCATGACAAGAACAAGGTGTACAGCGTGCATGAGCCCGAGGTGGCCTGCATCGCCAAGGGCAAGGCGGGCAAGCCGTATGAGTTTGGCAACAAGGTCAGTGTGGCTTCCACCAGCCGGGGCGGATGGCTGGTAGGCGCAAAAAGCTTCACCGGCAATCCCTATGATGGTCACACGCTGGCCGCGCAGATGAAGCAGGTCAGGAGCATGATCGGCGAGCGGGTGCGCGAGGCGCATGTGGACATGGGCTATCGCGGTCACAACTACCAGGGCCGGATTACGGTGCATTTGGACAAGCGAAGAAGAGGCCGCACGCCGCGACCGCTGTGGCGCTGGATGAAACGCCGCGCCGCCATCGAGCCCAGCATCGGCCATCTGAAGAACGAACACCGACTGGACAGGAACCGCTTGAAGGGTGTTGCCGGTGATGCGATCAACGCCCTGCTCGCGGCCGCAGCAATGAACTTCCAGAAGCTCCTCGGAGTTTTTTGGCTCTATTTTCTGCGCGCTCTGCTGAACGTGCTGTCGCGATTGCGGCTCCTCACCGCGCCAACCAACCCGCCGATCTCATCCCTAACAACCTGA